The DNA region GCCCTATGCAGGACAACAATTGACGTCATCGCAGCGGAAGATCAGCTTGCTGACGGCACTTTGACCGTTGCTGATCGGCGAGCCCGGCGTTTTCCGATCGCTGGAGCTGCGGCCTACTTGCAGACCTCAGCCTTGTGATCGAGCAGCTCGAGCTTGGCAAGCTTCCCGGTCAGGACGAAATCGCCATAATCCATCGTCAGGTCGCGGGTGATGCCGTTCTCGTAGAGCTTGAACGACATGCGATAGACCGGCACCGAATCCGATTTTGCATTCTCGTTGAAATAGGCAATGGTCACCGGCCAGAAGGCTGTCTTCGAGAAGGCGCCGGCATTGCCGGCGTCGGCTTCCTCGGCAGCGGGCGTTTCCTGCTTGCCGACGATCGTCGTCGTCACCAGCGACTTGTCGCCGTCATCGGAACCGTCGAAAACGCGGGCTTCGAAGAAACGTTTTCCCTCCTTGGCGTTCTGGATCACATCGAGCATATGCTCTGTCGGAAAGCGGCTTTCGCCAAGCTGCAGCTCGCGGCTCGCCGGCTGCTTGAGATCGACCTTGACGCCATCGGCCTGATTTTCGGCCGCGCCGTTGACCTCCTTGTCGAGTTGGTCGTCGGTGAAGGATTTGGTGTCGAAGGTAAACTTGCGGTCC from Rhizobium sp. NLR16a includes:
- a CDS encoding cell envelope integrity EipB family protein, giving the protein MFRSSLAALLLAGLSAHAWAAAPAASAAIATGLVAHRAVYDLELKDASDRSGIASMYGRMVYEFDGSYCQGFTTNFRFVTQIDTGDSVRVSDQQTKTFENLKDRKFTFDTKSFTDDQLDKEVNGAAENQADGVKVDLKQPASRELQLGESRFPTEHMLDVIQNAKEGKRFFEARVFDGSDDGDKSLVTTTIVGKQETPAAEEADAGNAGAFSKTAFWPVTIAYFNENAKSDSVPVYRMSFKLYENGITRDLTMDYGDFVLTGKLAKLELLDHKAEVCK